From one Triticum urartu cultivar G1812 chromosome 3, Tu2.1, whole genome shotgun sequence genomic stretch:
- the LOC125545976 gene encoding probable calcium-binding protein CML16, which translates to MSSGGGKQQQAKKPAAAEDIEIKKVFSRFDTDGDGRISPSELAAVSRAIAPPATESAQGREVASMMDELDTDRDGYVDLGEFAAFHGRGRGERELDAELRDAFDIYDINGDGRISVAELSKVLSRIGEGCSTEDCEKMIASVDVDGDGCVGFDEFKKMMTGDVAGAPPQPEATAAPDSNKPKKE; encoded by the coding sequence ATGTCGAGCGGCGGCGGGAAGCAGCAGCAGGCGAAGaagccggcggcggcggaggacaTCGAGATCAAGAAGGTCTTCTCGCGCTTCGACACGGACGGCGACGGCCGGATCTCGCCGTCGGAGCTGGCCGCCGTGTCGCGCGCCATCGCGCCGCCGGCCACCGAGTCCGCGCAGGGGCGGGAGGTGGCGTCCATGATGGACGAGCTCGACACCGACCGCGACGGCTACGTGGACCTCGGCGAGTTCGCCGCCTTCCACGGCCGCGGCCGCGGGGAGCGCGAGCTGGACGCCGAGCTGCGCGACGCCTTCGACATCTACGACATCAACGGCGACGGCCGCATCTCCGTCGCCGAGCTCAGCAAGGTCCTCAGCCGCATCGGCGAGGGGTGCAGCACCGAGGACTGCGAGAAGATGATCGCCTCCGTCGACGTCGACGGCGACGGCTGCGTCGGCTTCGACGAGTTCAAGAAGATGATGACCGGCGACGTCGCCGGCGCACCACCTCAACCCGAAGCGACCGCCGCCCCTGACAGCAACAAACCCAAGAAGGAGTGA
- the LOC125545977 gene encoding endo-1,4-beta-xylanase 1-like has product MVCVWRCGGCLEPLQYFATGVRCAFELFRRDLDGRPSPLYIRPAAAIPPQPHRTTAPPATDDKRAPLPPPTASAMACSCCAQGVVFNANVIRNSALEDGLAGWAPLGACTELSVQHEEPEKVPTETINDVEDGYRPSGRYILATGRGGEEDGLCQAIPAGALKPRVTYRVAGWIGLGDGAAGEHAVRVNIRVDGEDEECALVVEGGAVCAEAGKWTEIKGVFRLKASPASGAAVHVQGAPAGVDVKVMDLQVFATDRKARFKKLRKKTDKVRKRDVVLKFAGAGASSAVSGASIRVMQMDTSFAFGACINPAVIQEPAFVDYFTKHFDWAVFENELKWYHTEAVQGQLNYTDPDALLDFCDRHGKPVRGHCIFWAVDRMVQKWVKDLPTDQLTAAVQGRLTSLLTRYAGRFPHYDVNNEMLHGTFFQDRLGDDVNAFMFKETARLDPGAALFVNDYNVEGGGDPNATPEKYIAQVNALMEKGAPVGGIGLQGHVTNPAGEIICDALDKLATTDLPVWLTELDVCESDVCLRAEDLEVVLREAYAHPAVEGVVLWGFMQGHMWRQDACLVNSDGTINDAGQRFINLRQEWTSHARGKIDSDGNFKFRGYHGSYVVQLATATGKMHKAFSVEKGDTPLVLDMDV; this is encoded by the exons ATGGTGTGTGTGTGGAGGTGCGGTGGTTGCTTGGAGCCTCTGCAATATTTTGCGACCGGCGTTCGGTGCGCTTTCGAGCTATTTCGCCGTGATCTCGATGGCCgaccctcccccctttatatacggccGGCCGCCGCGATCCCTCCTCAGCCTCACCGCACCACCGCACCGCCTGCCACCGACGACAAGCGCGCTCCCCTACCGCCTCCTACCGCCAGCGCCATGGCCTGCAGCTGCTGCGCTCAAGGGGTGGTGTTCAACGCCAACGTGATCCGGAACAGCGCGCTGGAGGACGGGCTCGCCGGGTGGGCGCCGCTGGGGGCATGCACGGAGCTGTCGGTGCAGCACGAGGAGCCGGAGAAGGTGCCCACGGAGACCATCAACGACGTGGAGGACGGGTACAGGCCCAGCGGCAGGTACATTCTGGCGACCGGCCGCGGGGGCGAGGAGGACGGCCTCTGCCAGGCGATCCCGGCTGGCGCGCTCAAGCCCCGCGTCACCTACCGGGTGGCCGGTTGGATCGGCCTCGGCGACGGCGCCGCCGGGGAGCACGCGGTGCGCGTCAACATTCGCGTGGACGGTGAGGACGAGGAGTGCGCGCTGGTGGTCGAGGGCGGCGCGGTGTGCGCCGAGGCCGGCAAGTGGACGGAGATCAAGGGCGTGTTCCGGCTCAAGGCGAGTCCGGCGTCCGGCGCCGCGGTGCACGTCCAGGGCGCGCCCGCCGGCGTCGACGTGAAGGTGATGGATCTCCAGGTGTTCGCCACGGACCGCAAGGCCCggttcaagaagctccggaagaAGACTGACAAG GTGCGGAAGCGCGACGTGGTGCTCAAGTTCGCCGGCGCCGGGGCGTCGTCGGCGGTGTCGGGGGCGTCGATCCGGGTGATGCAGATGGACACGAGCTTCGCGTTCGGCGCGTGCATCAACCCGGCGGTGATCCAGGAGCCGGCGTTCGTCGACTACTTCACCAAGCACTTCGACTGGGCGGTGTTCGAGAACGAGCTCAAGTGGTACCACACGGAGGCGGTGCAGGGGCAGCTCAACTACACCGACCCCGACGCGCTGCTCGACTTCTGCGACCGCCACGGCAAGCCCGTGCGGGGGCACTGCATCTTCTGGGCCGTCGACCGCATGGTGCAGAAGTGGGTCAAGGACCTGCCCACCGACCAGCTCACCGCCGCCGTCCAGGGCCGGCTGACAAGCCTCCTCACCCGCTACGCCGGCCGGTTCCCGCACTACGACGTCAACAACGAGATGCTCCACGGCACCTTCTTCCAGGACCGCCTCGGCGACGACGTCAACGCCTTCATGTTCAAGGAGACGGCCAGGCTCGACCCCGGCGCCGCCCTCTTCGTCAACGACTACAACGTCGAGGGCGGCGGCGACCCCAACGCCACCCCGGAGAAGTACATCGCGCAGGTCAACGCGCTCATGGAGAAGGGCGCCCCCGTGGGCGGCATCGGGCTGCAGGGCCACGTCACCAACCCCGCCGGCGAGATCATCTGCGACGCGCTCGACAAGCTCGCCACCACCGACCTCCCCGTCTGGCTCACCGAGCTGGACGTGTGCGAGTCCGACGTCTGCCTCCGCGCCGAGGACCTGGAGGTGGTGCTCCGGGAGGCGTACGCGCACCCGGCCGTGGAGGGCGTCGTGCTCTGGGGGTTCATGCAGGGGCACATGTGGCGCCAGGACGCCTGCCTCGTCAACTCCGACGGCACCATCAACGACGCCGGCCAAAGGTTCATCAACCTGCGGCAGGAGTGGACGTCGCACGCGCGCGGGAAGATCGACAGCGACGGCAACTTCAAGTTCAGGGGGTACCACGGCTCGTACGTCGTGCAGCTCGCGACGGCCACGGGGAAGATGCACAAGGCCTTCAGCGTCGAGAAGGGGGACACGCCTCTCGTGCTGGACATGGACGTCTGA